The genomic DNA TTCAATTCTACTACTTTTGCAAACGACATAGGCCTGCTGTTAGCGCAGTTGCCTCTTTGCTTGGGTCGTTTTATAAAGAGAGCAATAATCAGACATAAAAGGTACTACAAGGAAGAACTTGCTCTTACTGTTGTTGTAGCTGGATGGGGCAAatcaaaagtaagtacttaggtacccTATTACCTACTTCTATCGTAACAAATCATGTAGATGTGAGATCGATGACCGACCTGACCAACATTTGCCAGGTTCTTAGAAACGGCGTAATGATCCTTTCGGCGTTTAATGTCCACAATTGAAAATTACCACTTCTAGTAATTACCATTTCTTGAAAAGACCATTTATAGAAGTTACCATTTCTTGAAAATACTACTTCTAGAAATTACCATTTCTTGAAATGACCACTTCTAGAAATTACCATTTCTTGAAATGATCTCTTCTTGTGTACCTACTGGTAGACGGTTTTTTGTCTAAATCAAAGTATTGCGCTGACTATTATGTCAATACCTTAGGCTACTTTCACATGATTTTATCGTTCACACGGAGTCTATGCGGGAGAATCCTGTTTTCAAAACATTTAATGCTCTGCACCAATCCGGAGTACATCAAAAACTCAAATCGAATAATCACAGTGTGAACGTCGCCTTAGAGCATTACACCTCAAGTCTGGACATCAAAACCCCAAAGAAAAAGAATACATTTGAACCTCTACtacttttgtgtttttattattttcgtattcACAGAAATATGCACTGTGGAAATATGAAAATCTAAGATTCATATTATATCAGCAAAAAAGAAACAACCTTATAGAGACAGCCCCAGGAGTTTTGTGCTGCGAGAACGTACAACCTGATGGCGAAACTGCGGAGTAAGTAACAATTAAgttaataaaaaagatatttCTGCGTAGGAAGTTATGTTTCGacctaaaattaaaataagagaTAGAAAAACATGGAACTCGACACACAGCCGGCGCAGAGCTTGACGACGCGTTAGAGCAACCCTGAAGCCGTCGTCATGCCATGTGGTTCCAAAACGTTGCCAAACTCTTCCTTAACATTTCGAAACGCTCCCTGTGCGGTCCATGCGTTTCTGTACACGGTATTTTCTTCTTCCTTGCGTGGATTGTAGGGTTCTCCAGTTCAGTGGCATTTTGGTGACCCGTAAAACTATTGAAACACTGAGTTCCTTGAACCACTCTTTCAATTTAGTTCGTAAAACCGTGGGATGTTaggagaagaaagaaaaaataatgttgcaaatattattattttatattgattgCGTTGCCAACActacctagagagttaaaatggCACAAACGTCAAATTAGAATATTGCtattgaattgcttcaatgtggcctttttagccctaTACTGCCTATTCGTGAAACACCCAAGCTTTCCTATTACATATTCCATATTCCACAGCGGGGATTCGGGTAGCGCTCTGATGTCGAAATACGAACAAATAGGGATTGTATCGTACGCTGCAACACATGAACCACATCACGAGTTCTACATCAATGTTACTTACTTCTACTCTTGGATACATGGAGCAGCAAGCAGAATTTGCgggttaaaatataaataaatcataggGAAGTTGACAAGTATCAAAAATTATGCGTTTATCATTATCTACTTCGTTGCAAAAATGATATCCAAACTTGAAAACAGAAGGACTACTTATgcagaattttcttttactgGTAAGTCTACTGGGTACCAAATTCCCAGTGGTCCTACCAGTAAGTTTATTGGGAagaaaattcccagtagttcaactagtaagactactcggtaaaacTATTGGGAATAGGGGAATTAATTTCGTTGAAACATGTATTGTAATGGTTACAGGCATTCAAAATCAAGGAGTTAGAAAGAAACGACAAAAGAaacttgtgacgtcacatgtttCTAGTGTCTACTCCGGCTGTATCCACCTATTGCTGAGTATATGCtgcctctctttcacgccattctTTCCAGTCCTGTTCAAGTCTCATAGTACTGCTTTCCAGCATACTTCATAATGCCATCCGACCTCATCaagctggtggtctgcctcgatatcgtataccatcccttggccaccattccgtAACAGCTTTAGTCCAACTGTTGTCTTCCCATCTTTCCAATTGTCCTAATGCCATACCTACAAGCTACAATtagttaaatatatttaaatgccGTTTTGCTAAAACGGTACAGATCATTACCCCACTGACATTAACTAAATATATTAGACGATATATTGAAAAATGAGTTTCAGAATAATCTTCAGCATATTATCACAAGAGTAGATTGATGAAAAGATAAAAATCAGCTAGGTACCTACCCCATAGTACTTTCTGTTCTTGTCATGTTATATAGTAATATGTAATGTTTATTGTGTTGTATCCTTTGTGTGCCATAAATAGGTACCTTAATTATGATATTGTTATTTTGGTGACTTAATATAAtggaccggcgtgcgtgtatgaagcgattgatgaatgtggaggaagcaagagaagtgtgtcaggatcgaagcaaatggaattctatagtctctgcttaccccggtgggaaataggcgtgagtttatgtatctatgtatgtatgatatgaACGCGAATGGTGGCTgtaaatctaatctaatgtagGTATATCGTATACTTTGTAtgactgttatttttttaatacgcATATACTTAATAACGATCTTATGACTCGAGAAAATTGGAAGAATCAAAGGGAGTCCTTTAGCCCAGCGGTGGCCTTTAGCGCCGCAAGAGAGTAACGATATTTCCAGTAGGTATCGTATAGGTCCCTGCACCACAGCACGGGTTCCAGGCGAAGGCTACGCGGATAAAAATCCTACAAAGTACTATATTGGTGGAGGCCCTGGTTATAAATCGCGCCGCGGAAGCTGGTctatacataggtaggtactcgaTCATAAATCATAAGTAATTTTCTCATTTTTACTGTatttaatttacctacttaattacagAAAATCATACCAATGAATGTGCTGATtaccaataaaattaattcgGTTCCCAACGGACCATTAATTACCAGCGCTAATTAAAATAACGGAGTCcaaattaaatcgtaaaattttaaatgacgAACATTGAAAAAGATTGGATCGTTGGTTTAATTAGAAAATAACGTGTCGTTAATTCCAATTAGTTACCTAACCCACTTACTACTGGGAGTACTAGTCAgcggcggaggacaggagtctcgagtatggctttgaaatagactacctCTGGgtgccatctcactcgcgtcagacagagtactgcggagcggaagacAAGACgcaaaccactaccctatttttccctaaaaaagtagcatggagaatgctaaaccgataagagcgtggctcttaaattagtcataATATCGATGACCTAATCCACTTCTAATAAGATTAGGGCAGTAAGTACAGCACTAATCTAACAAGAAGAAATTAGTATGTAGATTTTTCTAAATATGTCTACGTACGTTATATGTTTTCTGACATAACGGGCTTTAAGAAAAAGGCTAAAACCATCTTTGACAAGAATGAAAATAGAAAATTGAGTAATGGAAAGTACACTTTCCATATTACTTAGGTTAAACAAAATGTTtggaaataagtacctacctacataaaaaaataagattgtAATTTTCTTTAACATAATTTTCTGTCAGGttcaaaaacacaaataaaccagttgaaaaataatgtatttgctATATTCATATAATAAACCACCAGTACTTATACTTAATGTCTCATTGCATCACATTATAAAACAATAGCTCAGTTAGTAGGAGAATTAGGGCTAGTCGCAGTGTTTTCTATCATTGATGGCGGATGTTCCAAAACATTGTCGATTAAACCAAACTTCTTAGCTTCAGTTGGTGACATGAAATAGTCTCTTTCCATGGATAACTGCACCTTTTCAGTTGGCAACCCTGTGTGCCTTACATATAAGCAGTTTATCTGGGCTTTGAGCTTTAATATCTCTTCAGCTTGGATCTGAATATCAGTAGCTTGTCCTCTAACGCCACCAGACGGTTGGTGGATCATGATGCGAGAGTTTGGTAGGGCATGACGCATTCCTGAGGCTCCTGCTGCTAAGAGTAATGATGCCATACTGCACGCCTGTCCAACGCACCATGTAGCGACGGGTGGAGTTATATACTGCATAGTGTCGTAGATACCTAATCCAGCAGTCACATTACCGCCAGGTGAGTTGATGTACAGATGTACAGGTTTCTTGCTAGATTCAGATTGGAGGAAGAGAAGTTGAGCTACCACAAGCGAACTCAGTTCATCGGTGATCGGTCCCATGAGGCAGATAATCCTTTCTCGAAGCAATCGAGAGTAAATATCGTACGCGCGCTCACCCCGGCCTGTTTGCTCCACTACTATGGGTATCATGCCAATTCGAACCGGCGCACTAGTAGCAATCAATCGTTGAACTATGCTAGGTCTATTTATGGTGCTAGTGGCCACCTTAACAATTTGGCGCACGTAATTCAGTGCCATTTTACTCTTAAAAACTTTGAAATTTCTAATATAACCTTCAATGTTACTTATGCAGAAAAAATGTACTAACCTACAAAATAGTCACTGTATTCATTGAATATAGTATCTGTTAGGTATCAAATCTTAGTTGGGTTTGTTTTTTCTGCAATTTACGTATTTATCGCTAaaggttttataataataacaatacagtGTAAAGTGACAAACAGAATAGAATGAGTAAATGTCAATTTGTCTCAACGATGTGAATGACGAATGAGTTCAATGAGTGAGTTAAATGACTGACTTAGTTTGCTtgattgtcatttttttttaaaggatttTAGCCTAGTTTCTAATACTTTTAAGCCAGACAAGTGAAAAGACGTGTAGTGCAGCGTTGCATGTTATATCCGATTACTAAGCGGCAACAGTACTCGTCAGCCCTCAGAGCACGTTAACCCccgaaatgaaaaaaatataaacccgTTTAAGAAAATACACCTACCTATctactaatttaataaaaataagaggtACTAAAAGAAAATCATAGGTACTTAATCAATCATTcatttaaacttaaaatataatgttgTTCGTATCACAATACTCCAAACCAAACTAACATAATTTCATCATTATAGCACACAGAATATTTgcaatgtaaatataaatattataaactgaACAAACTGGTATAAACATAGTCATGTTTTATTTTGGTGATGCCTACTTCTCAATTTCATTAATGCTTCTTGTCTTTTCTTttcaatcaataattttatatcaACTGATTGACTGATTTGTGCAGGTTCTTCATTTTTTATACTGGCTGGTAGATTCTGTAATTTATTGACTGTACTGCTGACAACTTTAGGCTTAAATTGTGGTTTCCTTGTACTTGTTTGTGTAGACAACAAGGTATTGCCAGGTTGTTGTGAAGTTGTGAAAGGCAAGAGTCGTTTGGCCATTAGTTTCTCTCTAGCTAACTggtgttttttctttatttcatctGGAGTACATTTTATAGGTGAATCCCCTGAAACTAATAATTATTACCATTAATCATAAATATTGATTGAATAAATTGAatatacaaaagaaaaatatgttaccATTATTATGATATGGCATAGAATTATGCCTTCCAAAAGCCATTCCACTTGTTGAGGGCTTATTTTTCACCAGTGATGGTGATTCAGGCATGGAGTTATGTCGCCCAAAACATGATTTGTTCAAAGGACTTCCATCATGAACTGTTAACTCTTCTATGGTCCAATCAGTATTTGAATTCTTTGATGTGCttctatttacattattttttactggCATTTGTGTAAGTCGATCTAAGGCACTGTCATTCAAATTACCAACAAGACTATCAAAAGAATCATTATTAAGTTTAGGTGAGTCAAATTTCTTTGCCCTATTTATTAATGGTGAATCAAGTTTGATATTGTTGAGAATTGCATCCATAGAATCATTGTCCATATTCAAGTTAACATTAGATTTATGGTTAATTATTTTTGATGATTCAAAGCATGGTCGTTTAGCAGGTGTTGAATCACAATTCAATAGTTTCTCTTCCACAACCTGGCTTGCTTTTATAAGGCACTCATTCAAGGAATCATCTGATTCTAAAGCTGTATCATTTTCTGGTTTAGGAAATTTTGCACTCAAAACATTTCTTCTTAAACATCGAGAATTTGTCCTCAAGCCACTTTTTGGAGAACTTTCTCTCGAATCACTAAATATGTCTTCTTCACTTCCTGATTGTGGTTTTTCTGTAACACAACTTGTTTTCTTTGCAATTAATTCATGCAAGTTTTGGTTTAATTCTATCAAATCCTGAAATATTTCAGATTTTTTCTGACTAGCTCTGACAAGTTTTCGTTTAGGCAAGggcttttcaattattttacttttaaatacttttttagatTTTCTGCTAAGTGGTGTAGTGTCTTTTAATCGTGATGAAGGTGCATGGTCTGATTTAGGAGTATAAAAATTCCAAACAACGTCAGTTTCGCCTTCAGCTCCATCTTGGGTACATAAGAAAGGGACTGGGCTGGCAGCTTCCGAATCACAAAGTGAATCACTGTCCCGTGAAGGTGATTCCGAACGATTTTCTGGAGTTGAACAGGATAATACTGAAAACAAATATATCAACATAAGATTAACGAGTCTTGTTCAAAAGACGTACAAACAAATTAGAAAGGTGAGAAATATacctttgtttttacttttctttgcCACCATTTTAGACGGAGGAACACTGCTTTTCCTATTCATGTGTTCAAATTAATCGCTGTAGTACAGGGATCTATGAAAATGGAATTACTGTGGTTGCTTGCTAGGCTCAACTTTCCATTGAGGTGTGGAGATGTAGAATTATATTAGTCTTGAATCTGTCTGCCTTATCTTGTTTTGGATTATAAACTGTATGTCATCGCAATTTGCACTATCGAAAATATTCTTTCTGTTGTGttttattctattatatttttatgatctTATCTTACAAATTCCaaaattatttgacatttgtcaaTGTCATAAAgacagtttttaatttattttaatgttgccATAATTATAGTTCATCTGCATGAAAGCTGTTGAACTGATCAGCTGATTGACTGCACTGTAAGCTATCGTCTGACCTGTGTAGCCTcatagagataggaaattatatggaggcgccctgttctactatataaacatcatcttatacaaatatgagtagtttatgaaacaggtcgtcaataatcgttttgtctcttttttactagtacaaaatttcatttggtaaaagagataaatatatatttgttatttctagttatggcaacattttgtgatgacgtcacaacagcTGTAGGTACGTGCCATTTTTTGCCATTTTATGCGCTGTGTTTTGTGGTACTTCTGCTGTCAAGTAGCTGTTTATGAgatcgtattttgtgttttgcggataaattacgaggatttgatttgctaaatcgaagttgaagttgaaaaaagtgttattcaacatgtccgtgtattgtattgtacagtgtggagccagaaaggacagaaatcaaccgtatttgtcacttcataggttagtaccccgtattcattgaataatacaaacaatcctatagattttgatgtaacaacgcaactgagccatgaatttgcattaaacctttatatattttgagtgattgtcatactacaaaccgtatttttctttgttttccaatatctttattcgtcatagtcaaattagtgttgcgccaataatactggctaagaatactagttattacttttacgttaacaggtttccaagaaataaaagcttgagaagacgatggttagagagaggctgttggtgtttaaatttatatttaaatttcagcctagcatgcatcatctcactactggctagatagataacatatttgtatcatgttatcacaacatgtttatactatctatcattcaactacatattattatgtacttaatatacttagtctgtaactattatatgtcgaaacaattattatataaataaatgaatgttatctttcatttcaggccatctttcaatccaaaattgtcgactggatttactgaaacaggtgatattggaaaactaatccacagctgcaacgtcgtctgtgctgccattgcccgtacgtctgtctcataagtcagtacatgaaaaggtatttatcaaataattttatatttttaacatgatatagtataattcaaccaggtacacaatgcacttaaatcagatatattttagtacatacactgttttaacattattattaaactttatttcagtctgttcaagaagacgcgatgaaaaaattaaaagatagccaatttgaagaatattatggaagatctgcagaataaaaatcaaataataaagggcaaagtgtattgatggaagaattggcaggaccgcaagactttttgaaaaggcaggtaaacaaatttcaaggtttacctttgccaaagaagtattcccaagaaataagaaagtttgctttaactttacattttctttctccgaaagcgtataataattatatatgcaacgtgacagggtgtcacaaagacaatttctaaacaaattgacactgtttagatttgtatttattgtaaatataatgtagttacataataaataatgtgtgaaatgaatacttgctaataaacagatttacgttataatttatgtttcattatacactccaggtggattcgaattgtgcgcaataaagaatgtaatcaatgttatagagttgttaaggaaactacttagataaatcttgactaaaccctttacaaatacaaatatacgttattgcacacaacataccaaaaagaacaagttttacacaaaacatacacgaaaaatacagtacaccacctaattaccctttaccttccctttctgttctcttatgaatacttattattataatgctatacctattattggtcagcaaaaatttagtatcgatcgccatcgactcgcaaagaagaagatgctatacctagtaggtacgagtatggtaatcctagtattgaaacagcttgcagccctagtaaaggccgccattttatgcgacgaagtggcacgttttttttgtaggtatttccagtccatactcttataTGTCTATGTGTAGCCTGGACTTGGAattcacgaaagaagtcccgcagGTTTCAATGGAAAGCGCTTATTACACGATTTTATCCGTCGATTAATTTATACGGCCCGATCCCGATGCTCAAGCCACCAAGCAAGGCAAGTGATCTTGACGCATCGGGCACTAAGGATTGGCAAATGTAATAAGGGCTGAACTAAATAGCTGCGGCCGCGACATTTAATTTAGCGCTTATTACATTTGAAGGTATAGATCAAAGACTAAGTTGGTTTAGAttgacaaataatttattgtctAGCAACCCTAAATCTGTCACGTCTCACGTCATTCAAGCCATTTCATTCACTCACTCATTCATGACAGTAATGAGTCTGAGTCAGTCAGTCGAACGAGGACTTGCGTGTGTAGTTGACGTAGTAGTTCTGCAATGCTTTTTCGGAAGTGACTATAAAAGTGTAAAGTGAACAATACCTAGTGGCAACTTGGCAAAATGTTGGCTGACGGAGAGATTGTTGGCGATGGGTCGTGGAACCTCACGATCTACGTCACAGATCTGAACGAGAGACGAACCATGGTCGTAAAAGGAGACATGCATATCGGCGGGGTAATGCTCAAACTCACCGAGAGCTTTGGTAAGATAATACAgtctttattttttactgtttcATCTGCGTAGTTAACGTAAAGGTAGTGATATATCTTCTTTCTAGCCTCATCGGATAGCGACTCTAACGAGGAGTAAGATAAACATTATTGGTTCAATAtggataggtaggtaggtactgtcTACCTTTTATGATTGAATCAGTTACATTAGACTTAGATAAATTGGTTCCGTTTATTTACACGATTACTTTATTTAGGTAATTCTCATACGCAATATGAAGTATGAAGTCATAAAAttgcataaaaaagtaataaaatcatGGCCATTTAATACTTACCTGTTTAATGCCTAGTCTGATGAGTCAcatctattgtttttttaatgacgtaaatatttatgtatgtactatttaTTGCTACTAATAGAACTTTGttataatacataaattaaaaaaaaaaaacaaaaaaaaatagtacataAATTAATTTTCCATTActataataatgatgatgaatctagaaaaaatactactactcttgtgtgagttgtgaggtcaatgaccaaccccatcaaacgcTAATTAATTGTAAGAgtaattacttttaaaacaacTGATAAAAACCATCAATGATAATTGAATAGCATGGCATTGctccatatatatatatatatatatgcagATCATGCTGCATGAAAACATTCAGTGGTTCTTGAGATTACCGTTAACATACAGTAGGTATATGGAATTAATATGATATTTGACTGGgccaaaaataaactataaaatacTCACCTAGAAAAAGAATACAGtctaagataataaaaaaaacaatctcatttaacttttcgacttattttcgatttttttaatgaattaagtaacaataagtacgacgttagacgatttgttttgacgtttcgtaaaaagtatctaatGAGATACATACCTTGTCAAATAGCCAATTGATTGATAAGTTTGGTGTAAAGTCTTGCTTGGAGTCAACTCATTTTAAGGTGACACTAAGAGCATGAAAATCATCACTAGTCATCACTAAATCATCACTATTGGGAAGGACAGAAACACAAATGGCTGATGATCAGTTGCATcttaatattgatattattaatataagaaaacaaaaacataagctGAAGTACCAAAGTAGTATAGTATTGCAAGATGAAGTACCAAATAATGATATTattaggttttacctaaataaactttttttattattattatattattattgatgatgataattttattaattttacctGGCAATGCTGTTTCAAacatagataaattaatattattatgtatgataaTCCTTTGTACCTACCAAGACTTTGTTTACAACTATTATGATTTGTtattattagtaggtataatGTTGTTATAAAGTCAATTTTAAGATATTATAGTTCTTAAtgagagctcggtggcgcagcggtaaacgcgctcggtctgcgattattgaagttaagcaactttcgcaaaggccggtcataggatgggtgaacacaaaaaaaaaagttttcatctcgagctcctccgtgcttcggaaggcacgctaagccgttggtcccggctgcattagcagtcgttaataaccaccaatccgcactgggcccgcgtggtggtttaaggcccgatctccctatccatccatagggaaggcccgtgccccagcagtggggacgttaatgggctggtgatgatgatagttCTTAATCTAGTTTGTAACATAAATGCCAAGTAAATTGCAAAGCCCTGTTCATTCCATAATAACATAGGACTTCTGCAACTCATTAACATTTAtcaatattcataatattcatcATTCCATAGAATTTGATCCCGCTTGCAAACAGGTCTGGGTGGCAATAAAAGCAATAGTTGATTTAAAAGGGTACTGTGATAGAGAGAGTGCGTGTGTGGGAAAGAGACAGCGCATGCGCGTACGTTGGTCGGCACGCGTCCTTCGCGACCGATACGTCGTGCAAGCGGGTTTTTTGTCCACTCTTGCACAGGTGAACTACCGATTGGCTATGCCAAGTTATCGTCTAAAAAGAAACTagtattcttattttaaaatcggAATCGTTTTTACTAAGTTCTCTGTTTTTTTAAATCGCCAGAAaactaaatattaaaagtaaaacGCATCTTTCTGACAAAATAGTACCTAAACCTATGTTGTTACTACATTATCTAAACAAGCAACTCGCCTACGCAATTTCAAAGCGGTCCTAACTTTCGAAATGGCGTCAATCGCCCACTATTCCAAAACatgaatgaattatttattagctgtaaataggtacctacttcgcAAAATTGCTACCAGTATTTGCATAACTCACACCAGTACTCTGTACGGATGGACAGCCCCACAGGTTGTTTTGGAgcacagaataaagaattattaccttcttctctcgtgtgggtggattaccaaccccaacaaccctcacatcagggttattatcgagacgccaaaggcccctgacatggctcatgtaacgactacttacttacatcagtaagtagtaaccgggaccaacgacttaacgtgccttccgaagcacggatcaacttactttttggatcatcaggtgatcagcatgtaatgtcctaaccaaactaggaaccacgtgatttttgttatgttcccaccgagattcgaacctgggaactccggatcgtgaccccaacgctcaaccactggaccacggaggccgttaaggcACACGCGCACGCGGGTATACGCTAATAACGAGGTCTTTGTAGTTAATTAGAGAGAGAAGAgttaaattatgtattattatactcCATTCTTCTCACGGTACTTATACTTACTCCCCTTCTACCTGGATTTCTTCCTAGTTCAAAGTCTTAGATCGCGACATGTCCAGGAAACGTTGGATGTCGAGCAAACCGGCATGAAAGAGAACGATCCCACCCTTGAGGATGTAATTCAGGCAAAGTGGAGAAGATTAAATAGGAGAGTTGACCCTTGAGGGGCGGGAAAACGCTAGACAGAAGAATTATCTTGATTAAGCGCttcattacaataattaaaaaaaaaatgctgtctGGATAGCAAAATACTGGGGTGAAAAATCTGaacgaaacgacaagaagaagaataataattcGTATTTATACTCAA from Pectinophora gossypiella chromosome 18, ilPecGoss1.1, whole genome shotgun sequence includes the following:
- the LOC126375134 gene encoding uncharacterized protein LOC126375134, whose translation is MNRKSSVPPSKMVAKKSKNKVLSCSTPENRSESPSRDSDSLCDSEAASPVPFLCTQDGAEGETDVVWNFYTPKSDHAPSSRLKDTTPLSRKSKKVFKSKIIEKPLPKRKLVRASQKKSEIFQDLIELNQNLHELIAKKTSCVTEKPQSGSEEDIFSDSRESSPKSGLRTNSRCLRRNVLSAKFPKPENDTALESDDSLNECLIKASQVVEEKLLNCDSTPAKRPCFESSKIINHKSNVNLNMDNDSMDAILNNIKLDSPLINRAKKFDSPKLNNDSFDSLVGNLNDSALDRLTQMPVKNNVNRSTSKNSNTDWTIEELTVHDGSPLNKSCFGRHNSMPESPSLVKNKPSTSGMAFGRHNSMPYHNNVSGDSPIKCTPDEIKKKHQLAREKLMAKRLLPFTTSQQPGNTLLSTQTSTRKPQFKPKVVSSTVNKLQNLPASIKNEEPAQISQSVDIKLLIEKKRQEALMKLRSRHHQNKT
- the LOC126375140 gene encoding ATP-dependent Clp protease proteolytic subunit; this encodes MALNYVRQIVKVATSTINRPSIVQRLIATSAPVRIGMIPIVVEQTGRGERAYDIYSRLLRERIICLMGPITDELSSLVVAQLLFLQSESSKKPVHLYINSPGGNVTAGLGIYDTMQYITPPVATWCVGQACSMASLLLAAGASGMRHALPNSRIMIHQPSGGVRGQATDIQIQAEEILKLKAQINCLYVRHTGLPTEKVQLSMERDYFMSPTEAKKFGLIDNVLEHPPSMIENTATSPNSPTN